The genomic window TAGAAACGTCCTCTTGTGATTCTTTGCTGGTGGATTCTGTAGACACAGGTCGTTCAAACGTGACAGAAGATTGATGATCAGTACCCTCTTTGCTAGAATCTGATGTGTTTTCTTCTGTAACAGGTTTCACTGCACTAAGGTTATCATTACGTTCACTGGACTCTTCCTCGTTTGAACTTCTTTCGGTAGACGAAGTATGCCATGGAGCAATTATAGTGGGAACCACTGTTCCAGGGAACTGTATAGAGGTAGGTTCAAAGTCATAACCTGATGCAAATTCAATTCCTGAAGATGTTAACCATCCCGAAGAAACAGGTGTGGGGAAGATAACAGAAGGAGGTGTTGGTCTTTCTGTTGGGTCTGGATTAACTTCAATAACACGCGATGGTTCTTGAGGTGGAGGTAATAGTTGCAACGATGGCTGTCCACGGTTGTAGGAAGGacgtttaatattattaatatcgaACGAAGGTCTATAAGTTGAGACTTCGTCTCTCGTGACAGGTTTTCTGGTAGGTCTCTGAGTTGTCGTTCTAGGAGGCAAAGTTCGCGGAGGCAACGTGCGAGGCGGCAGAGTTTTATATGAAGGAGGTGTTCTAATAGGTCTTGGAGTAGTTCTGCCTGGTTGTCTTATAGCAGGTGGAGTTCTAGGAGGCGGAGGGCTCATTCCCATAATCATTTCATCGTTCGTTGAAGGCTTGAAATTGTAGTCGATTGTTGGTGGCGGCGGTGATAAATCGATAATTTCACTCGAAGTCCGATTGACGTCTAAATCTGTTGTAATGGTAAATGATGGTAATGTTGTCTTTTCACTTGGTTTTTCTATTATCAAGGGCTTCTTGTCTTGTATATGAACTGTAGATGTGATAATATTATTAGGGTCATGGGATGTGTTGCTTGGCCGAGCAGAGAAAACCGGTCTAGGTGGTCTCCTATATTTACCATCGTGGTTGTTCGTGTAGTAGGGCACTTTGTGTGTAGTAGATGGTTTAGTGGTAGAGATAGTGCTCATTTCTTCACCAGTATTTAACTCAAAGTTCTCTTCATATGAAATATTAGTTGAATTTTCTAACATCTGGTTAATCTGCCAATGCGGTTGGTGCAACTGATGATCTAAAGTATTAATGGAATTAACCGTAAATGGTCTAGGATCCACATATGGATTATGATCATAGACCGGTTTAATCGTATTCGACGAAAACGAAGTCCTGTTATTGGACCCAAATGGTTTTTCGGTTTGAGTTCCAGGATTAAAATCTACTAGATCCACGTTCTTATCTTTTGGAGTTTCTTGACCCGGTATTACCTCATCTTGCAGAAGAGTTAGTTGTGTTGTTGATTTAGAAGTGTGCTCAACGTCACTCGAAGTACTGACAATAGGTACCTTCATCGATTCCTGGCTAACTTCTCCATCTATTTCACTGTTATTATTATCAGTATCTTCTTGTCCGTCATATATTTCTTCTGAGGTTTCGAATACTGGTTTAATTTTTTCTGTAGTTGTGGTAGTAGTAGGTCTGGTGAATTTCATAGTTGTTGTTTCGTCGCTGTTATCTCTGATGGGTATGTCGTAAGCAGGTTGTTTTACAGCACCAAAGTTTGATGGTATATAACTTGGTCCGTAGGGTTTTGAGGTGACGGGCGGTTGGCTTGTAAACAATACTGTGTAATCATTAGGTTTACTGAAAGGTCTACCATGGTGCGTTAAAGTTTGTTTATCTTGTCCCCAAAATTCAGAAGGTGGTTTACCTACACTTGAGAttttttgaccgaagtcaggcagGTCTTTATTGTAATCTAGGAGTAGCGGAATAATTTTTCTTGTGGTTGATTCTACCTTAATTTGTGTTATACTGTTTAATGTATTTTCATTAAGAGGAATACTAGAATACCAACCATGCGAGTTGGTTGGAATGTTTGGTATTAGCTTCGGAGGCCTCTTTTGGTCATTTGATTTTATATCATCAACATATTCGGTCACTGGTTTCACGTTATTGTAATCATTGAATGGAGTCGTAAAGTCATTTGTCATAGGGAAATTGGCATGACTATTTAAAGATGGAGATATTGATGGACTTGGAACATTATTTTGATTTGGTTTAACAGAGTTTGGACTGTTATAATAATCTTGATAtccatttttaatagtttgttCACTCTTAACCGGCGAGGTTGTATTCCATCTATTATCTCCCATAGACACTTTGTTTAGTGTATCACTATAATCATTAATCACCGAGCCAACATGTTCGTGTACTATCGGTGTGTTTTGATTGCTTTGTGAGTTGTATGTATCTAGAGATGTAGCATCGTCTTCAACTCTTATAGCAAAGTTGGTTGAAATTGGTATATCTGTATTCAAATCACCATACTTAGATGCAGTGCCTATTGCTACTGGCACACTAGACCCGACTACTTGTCCAACGTCACCAACATTGCTAGCCACGTTGGTTGCAGTATTAAGTGTAACTGTGTATGTACCCTTGTCATGCTCGTTATGGGCAATAGATTTATTGGCATAAGTGGGCGATGAATTAGTAGGTACTGAGCTATGGGCTTGTCCGGAACCAATAGCTTTATCTCTATGAGTTTCGCCATGGCGTTCATTTTGGGGCACGTGTAAAGAATTGCCATACGAAGACTCTGCTGGTGGTATATGTACAGTGTACACAGGAGTGGGTTTACTATCAGGTACTTGAGCCGCAAAGTATATTTCCGATGTAATCTTCGGAGGCAATTGATCTTTTTGAGGCGGTTTTGGTACTGGGTGCTGAATGTTTAGGAATACCTTCATGTCTTGCACTGGTTTTGTATGAATGATTGGTTTTTGAAGATATGGTTTGTTTTTATCATTGTTACTTTCATGATTGAAGTGCATTTTTGGTGGTGGAGGTGGCACTgctaaataattttcatattcCTTATCGATGActtcttttttcttttctttgccTCTAACATGACTATAATGTTCAAAGTTTCCATTGTTTGGACGATAAATATTAGGATTGTAGGCAGTTATATGAGGACCTACTTGCAAGAAAGTCTCTTGGTTACTCGTTGGTGGAGGAATCTTATTGTAATCAAAAGTAGGTTTAGTTTCCGTccatttaattttttggtcacgCTTAAACGTATGATTCTTATAAATTTGTGGTGGTTTATACGGTTCTAATGGTCTATGAGTAGGCTTGACGGCAAATTGTTTATTGCTGGTCGGTGCGACATTATGAACATTAGTCATTTGAGGAGCATCTATACTAAAGCTACCAAAATACCCAGGTTCAGGGTAAGGCAAGGGGTCATCAACATAATCACCAGTTTTATGTGGCTCTGAAGATCCAGCAAACACTAAAGCTGTAGAACTTCCGTGTGGAATTAGCACATTAGCAACTCTGGAAGGTTGAATG from Cydia splendana chromosome 22, ilCydSple1.2, whole genome shotgun sequence includes these protein-coding regions:
- the LOC134801635 gene encoding mucin-2-like; the encoded protein is MDLVDHGNSEDERRFKNLATKILSNGVEVLVKDKNDGKQDQTKYMEVKTIKPSSPSKIFQSNFVKIEKRIDNDNGNIFDLIQPSEVSHTPCTSSCSCSHTKTESLKTKYANAHDASAPTKYGMKTSKYDAIKLDLRPTNKETLDKKTKYNPYEYDSGSLAPTDKVVEKYTEVINDYSDEKDSNSVEESELLTNEQAPSLPKPSKAPVTKSPDKQKPDKTQKPNKNKFVVADLLKLGSLGIKGLSQLAPVLEKMTGGFIKRQENRTTTTTGKPVSKLTAYSVNKRIDTDVDSKSNFPIYIPVDELETSESQIGFTNATLHQNLAWAAEHKQLKARIVPPKMIHESPLVNGGIPISPGEIITANSDVIVGRPAVGGPLTLAASGIKLQNPVNPPPLDSFVAADEQYLVHEKPPTFEQPSTNDQAVISTKVDDSFDLRPPELPKPMQKPIRSPPRPSSPPYNFHNNNAHNINPPPKNMPHNNDHAIKPEKVKPGTTVLGNHGRPAFLDYIPSLARPENKPQDSDEIPDNSPSSSEIISTKVRVEDSYPLPDNNGLMSKPFLVDIQPSRVANVLIPHGSSTALVFAGSSEPHKTGDYVDDPLPYPEPGYFGSFSIDAPQMTNVHNVAPTSNKQFAVKPTHRPLEPYKPPQIYKNHTFKRDQKIKWTETKPTFDYNKIPPPTSNQETFLQVGPHITAYNPNIYRPNNGNFEHYSHVRGKEKKKEVIDKEYENYLAVPPPPPKMHFNHESNNDKNKPYLQKPIIHTKPVQDMKVFLNIQHPVPKPPQKDQLPPKITSEIYFAAQVPDSKPTPVYTVHIPPAESSYGNSLHVPQNERHGETHRDKAIGSGQAHSSVPTNSSPTYANKSIAHNEHDKGTYTVTLNTATNVASNVGDVGQVVGSSVPVAIGTASKYGDLNTDIPISTNFAIRVEDDATSLDTYNSQSNQNTPIVHEHVGSVINDYSDTLNKVSMGDNRWNTTSPVKSEQTIKNGYQDYYNSPNSVKPNQNNVPSPSISPSLNSHANFPMTNDFTTPFNDYNNVKPVTEYVDDIKSNDQKRPPKLIPNIPTNSHGWYSSIPLNENTLNSITQIKVESTTRKIIPLLLDYNKDLPDFGQKISSVGKPPSEFWGQDKQTLTHHGRPFSKPNDYTVLFTSQPPVTSKPYGPSYIPSNFGAVKQPAYDIPIRDNSDETTTMKFTRPTTTTTTEKIKPVFETSEEIYDGQEDTDNNNSEIDGEVSQESMKVPIVSTSSDVEHTSKSTTQLTLLQDEVIPGQETPKDKNVDLVDFNPGTQTEKPFGSNNRTSFSSNTIKPVYDHNPYVDPRPFTVNSINTLDHQLHQPHWQINQMLENSTNISYEENFELNTGEEMSTISTTKPSTTHKVPYYTNNHDGKYRRPPRPVFSARPSNTSHDPNNIITSTVHIQDKKPLIIEKPSEKTTLPSFTITTDLDVNRTSSEIIDLSPPPPTIDYNFKPSTNDEMIMGMSPPPPRTPPAIRQPGRTTPRPIRTPPSYKTLPPRTLPPRTLPPRTTTQRPTRKPVTRDEVSTYRPSFDINNIKRPSYNRGQPSLQLLPPPQEPSRVIEVNPDPTERPTPPSVIFPTPVSSGWLTSSGIEFASGYDFEPTSIQFPGTVVPTIIAPWHTSSTERSSNEEESSERNDNLSAVKPVTEENTSDSSKEGTDHQSSVTFERPVSTESTSKESQEDVSTEKIKFGTAGYRNRTRRPYPSRDSTSKYKTTTTKKPTSTTKPVRTRPEILYPTRPTPTKKVPVIRPIPQRPITISPSSVIESSESPVEENFIKPTEVLKESSLPSIQELEASNVIEKVPPSVYTPIAEDSVIVKPTHHAGNEVKVFDEIIPTKTEFKTTVVTLTKTLSEPPQIISSIGYVNLTHTLTVTHTKTSLVSQSEGAVTQTLILTNTHTSTIVDVVTEVYTQVQPTTIIETVTKHIPISLDPTPVVEATTKTKLALDDVTMSSEETENFIIKESETTENIQKIHTEGDNENDTFLIVMNKSQNGGQAPPVQTDVETGDYDGITRNEQVNSNGVSQVLFGEILLAGTPYLETTNVGHPAGKYI